The Lycium barbarum isolate Lr01 chromosome 4, ASM1917538v2, whole genome shotgun sequence nucleotide sequence TCACCAAGCTTATCCCTTGCCTTTGGTGTACATGTTGAAACTAATATACTAGTGCGAAAAATgcaacaagtatatatatatatatatatatatatatatatatatatatatatatatatatataagcattttCTTTTTCATGAAAAAAAGGGTATAATAAATTTAAACAAATTTTTCCAACCGCGCGAAGCGCTGGCTCAttgactagtatatatatatttcagaACTCACTCTTGATTCAGAATTACATTGTGTAAATTATGGTTCACCTTCCATATCCCTTGCTTTGGTGCCAAATCTTATATTCAAGTGCaaaaaatgtaacaaatatatatatagataaatttAGAGTTAGATATGAGTTTCAGAATCCACTCTAACAACTCAGAACCATGTCTAAATTCTCGATCACAGTCCATATCTCTCCCTTTATTGCTCCATTATTGCGTAGTCATGTGACATTGAAGGTACCCTGTAGGACCATGATAAAGTTTCTTCAAGTTCAATCCAGATCTTGTGGATGTACTTTGATCTGACAGTTTAATATGTACTTGGAGAAATCACAGCCTCTTGATTTTACCATATGGATCATTTGTGAAAGAGTAAATCAATTGGAACCAAGCATTTACAAAAAGGATATCTTAGCCACTGTATTTTACTGTACCTTACAAAAAACTTCAAAAACTCTTTACCATATGGGGACATACCACAAGACAAATACTATTCAATGTAATTTTTGTCATATGCTCAAGAAAATCTAGTGGTCCAAATGAAAATCCTACCACTTTATGTTCCGTACATTGGCAGTGTAAATAATTTACACTGACTAGGTTACTTCATAATAACTAAGCAAACCTGAATTTCTGACGGACGTTTACATTGAATGGCGTCGGAAATATGGGATTTCGGACAGAGAGTTTGTCGGAAACGTTCCCGACAAGTTAAATTTCGATGGATTCTGTTGGAAATTTGCTTTTTTTTAATAGTGATTCACATGCAACAGTAGATAATTCCCCATATTGAAGTTATAACCTGGAAAAATAGATAGTAGCCTACTATAATTGGTTAAAATTTCACTGATAATGAATATATTGAATTGTTACTTCAATTGTGATATGATTACCCTAATTTGCATTTTTTCCCTTGTTTATGGTCTCCTAATTTTAGTAGTACTAACAATAAAGGTATTCACTTAGATGTAAGCCAAATTGGGGTTCAAGTGGTCGGATAAAATCTACTCAATTAATAGCATATGATAACACTCCAAAATTGTAGTAAAACAATAATGTGACTTATCTTCGAGGTTCATATTTTAGTCAAGTTCCCTAATTGTACTAGATCAATGAATTATGCAATTTCACTGTGTCTTTTATGATACCAATCTTACACTAGGTTGATTAACACAATAATTTTTACCTTCAAGCAAAATATTATTGTAGCTCCATTCCTCAAGATGATTTATTTACTTAGTCAAGTCGTTGGAAGTTATCAGCATGTCGTTTCAGTTATAACGAATAAAGATAGAATATTTTAATGTGATAAAAATTGTTTTGAAGATTTGAGGAAGAATAAAAGAGAAATATGATTTTTATTTTCGCCCACTCCAAGAACGGGCGGATCTAGAGGCATGGCTATTGTTCCCGTAAACTTAGTAATTTTTATTCAGATCCTGTAAGAACTCGTAAATTTTTAATCCTTGATCCTTCTCTAACTCTAAGAGATCATCAATTGTAGCGCTCACCTACGTTGAGGTGATTGCAACCAACCTCTCACGTTAAAATATTGAGGTGAATAGATTAATTCAACGTATGATCACTGAAAAACTTTATACGCTATAATAGTGAACTCATGAATTTATTTTTCACACTAAAGCAACTAATTTTTACCTACTTACTATCTAACATTGAAGTCATTAGAATAATTAAACTAtgtgtgataaaaaaaaaatactatttgtAATGGGTAAATCTCAGTTACATTAATgtaacaaaaaataaattttcttttCTGGTTTTGGGTGTACAAGGGGGTGGGGTAGCCGACCAATCACATCAGGATGAGGAAAGCAGATGCACAAGGTAACAAAATAATCCAGCCTAAAAAAGATAACATAACATGCACTCACTCTCTTCACTGGTTCACACAATTTATCTCAAATACTCAAATAAAATGTTGAGTGAGTGACTGTCTATTTCAATATATACGACATAGTTTATATTGATATTAAAAGAAAAGTAAATTTTTTTAATCTTTATGgtgtaaaatatgatatagaatgaacttaaataaaaaagtagacAGTCACATAACCAGTCTCAACTTATGGAGACTGGGGCATAGTTATTTATGTTGCCACAAACCTTCTAAAACTTGAAGCTTTAACCATGGAATAATATTTATAtggttataaaaaaaattaaaaaaaaatagaaagtataAAATTAATTGTTTCTAATAGAAAAATATGTCTCATAAATTAAAAGGTAAGAAGGTATTTAGAGATTGTGTGGCCCTTTAGGCTAAAGTCATTTCCCTTTTAATCCAATTTCCCACATGTTACTCTGTTCTGTATCTTTTTGGCACAGTGTACACTTCACAATAAGCTTGTCCCACTCCCTTTCTCCATCCAACTTTTTTGCATGTTTTTGGGTGCAAATCACTTTCAACCAAAAAAGAATCTAGTCTAGAGTAAATATCTGTGAGTTCATTTAAATTATAGTCGACTCATTTTAACTCAAATTTTAATATATTTGTTAATGTATTTGtaatactctctctgtttcaatttatgtgaaactGTTTTCTTTTAGTCTGTGTCAAAATAAATTACCTCTtttctaatttgaaaacaaaattCACTTGATGAAATGcagtcacataaatattcaagacttattttgaactataagtttcaaaagtcttcactctttcttaaatgtcgtgcccagtcaaatgagttcacataaattaaaacagagagaGTATTAAATTTTGAAACCAATAACTGATCAGACAATCAGTGCGCTCAGTGGCATCTCGAACCCATAAATTCAGATCTTAAATCCGCATCTAATATAATCGTGAAGTTGTGATGTATTCGCATCTAATCCGCATCTAATATTCTTAAGTCTATGTACCAAAATATATATCATTGTCATCAGCCTTTTCTCTATTCATTCATCTTATGATATTATTTATATTAATCCACAGATATAATTTACCATCAAGTGGGATGGATAAGATCCTTTCATCATTAACTAGAGATTTAGGAGTTTGAGTCATGAAAATGAAAAAAACCCTAGTAGGGAGTAGAGAGTGCTTCCCCCTTAGACTCTATGTGGAACAAATTTAAATTAACCGGAGCAGTAGATGCCAAATATGAGATAGTTATGTCCAAAAAAATTACATGACACCAAGGTTAGAAATATAACTTGTGAAATGGGAAATAGGTGATTTCAAGAATTTAAACGTAATAATATTGCATGGATTTGCATGAAATCCAATGTAGTGGGGGTACCAAACTTATTTAACcaaaaaaagtggaaaaaagaAACATATATCCATAAAGGAAACCTACCCAAAAGCTTTGACATGGCAAGGACTTTATCTTTCTTGTATTCCTCTTAGTTGTTTTATCTTTCTTGTGATTCTTCCAAACTACAACAAAGAATGATTGGCCAGAATTTTGCACATGTAAGTGTTTgctgttagaaaaaaaaaaatggtaaagaaagaaaaagcaatTGGTATTGTTTTGGAAGAATAATTTACGAGGAAATAATCTTCTATGATAAGTTATATTTTGAATAGAAGATGATGAATTAATGATAACCCTACAAAGATTTTATGTGTTGCAGTTTATGAATCTCTTATATAAAGTTCACATAAGGAATAACATTAGTACTGGGCCATAAAATTGAGTTTTTCCTTAAATAACTTCGTACCAAGTGAACTTGATGATTGTATAATATATGTTTAGTTAGTAATTAGGCGAGTATATGAGATTACTCTAACTAATACATATGATTCGATAAGGTCTAAATAACCGAAAATATTTGTACCAAATAATTTCTGAGTCGCCTAATCATTAATTATTAGGAAGTTAGAATATACTATACTAGTATACTTGACCGCGCTTCGCACAGTCATAATAGAAATTCTCTTACAAATAAACAGATCATAGATTTAATGAAAAGACATaagaaatagaaagaaaaaactGGCGATAAGTAAAATAAAAGGTATAGACATTGATTTTGCATTTAGTTTTctaccaaagaaatattttttaacAAAATAAATGCAAAAATGGTAGAGCTAACATGCTAATAAGCATAAAaacatctattttttttttttataaatcaactcaaaagaaagaaagaatgaatGAATATATTGTGTGTTTGTGAGTCGTAAGCCACTCACTGAGAGCATCGACTTGatacaaaataaagaaaataaaatttttaaAAGAATTAAAATCCCAAAagcacaaaataaaaaaatttaagaaaaaatttcaaaatttacATGCCAATTAATAAAACAAAAAACACAAATATAAATACACACTAAAAATAGTCCTACTCTCTCTAATgactaaaaaataattttgaactTGGTCAAATTTCTTGAAAATTTTCATGATACTTAAATACACAAAGGCGGTGCATGGATCTGAAAAGGGACGACAAACAAAAATAAAGCATATTATGTGTTTGTTAGCCATGAACCTTTCTCTAAAAACATGGACCTgaaataaaattataaagagCTCAAACTACAAAAATTCACGGCTCTCTTAgcacaaaacaaaaataaaaattacttTCTGAATAACTATCCTTAAAATAAAATTCATAACTGTGAACAATAAGAAAATAGAACAACACAtactctctctttttctctctccttcttttctttttttggttaaTAAGATTCATTAAGGGTGTACAGAGAAAACCGACAAACCACACCAAACAAATAATTCGaaccaaatcaagaaaaaaattcGACTAGTGGtatggttttaaaaagaaaaacccgaccactcttggtttggtttggttttaactaaaaaaatcaAACTGAATCAAACTAACtcgacattacatttataaattttcaaaaaaaaaattatacataaaaatattatttataatgttatttataaatattaaactttttcatagtttttcatAGGTTTTTGTTtttacatattatttcaagcttgaaattagaattttgaatgatccaataagttttatagcctaTAGGCAGTAGTAATTAACTCAAATAAAGACAAACAAATATCAAATCAATATTAATGCTAACAacagaaattcaattctaacactagtaatgacaataatattggatatctattctttagttttatattggtttagatagtaaaaaaaaataacataattttattttattttttaatatttgtcATGTAATTAGTACTTATTAATCGTACTTATTGAGCATGACTTAGTATAATTTTAGATTATGTTCATTTTCTATGTGCATTATAAAATTAGTCGTATTTATTATAGCATGACTTAGTagttttagattatgatcattttattttatgcaatttcattacttttttttttgttgaatattttagtataatgtcatctctcatctcacattttgtgttattttcttaaaaatatcttAACTAAATAGTCGTATCTTACTagaactaaagaaatatttgaagtacaagttatatcttttgtatgaagactttactaGAAAAACCCCAAAAAACCCAAGCAACCCGAAAAAatccgacttttgttggtttggtttagtttatagatttaaaatctGATGCAATTAGTTTGGTTTGATATTTAAAAAATTCAAACCAACCCGGTCTATGTACACCCTTAAAATTCACATACTCTCGCTTTCATATAGTACTTGAGATgaggaaaaaaaaatgtttctatGAAAGTCCTGAAAAAGGTAAGGAAGAGGAAAAATTAGAGAGAACTGAAAAGAATGTCACAGAACTTTATAATCTTAATTGCTTAGAAATATAAACAAAATAATCGGTCAGCCTCGGATGTctaaaaaataaatacatataattttatttacCAAAGAAAATACTAAAGAGCCTACTAAATAAGCAGAGCAATTGGGTAAATTTAATGCTAAAAACAATGTATCTTGTTTTCTCAAGTCGGAATTAGCTTTGAAACAAAACACACTTCAAAATTCCTTCAAATcaatatgtgtatatttaagaTTTTTTGCAAattaaatattttctccaaatcaATTTTTTATCTTTACACCATAAGACCTCTCCTatttaaaatggtcataacttcaaATTCCTCTTTCAGCAAAAGTTCATCCCTTTATCAATAGCAAATACTAAATACAGTGAAAAATTAAATTCATTTACATCAATCACAGAAGTGTCTAGTTAAgtagcttatttttccatttcataACAAATGCTAGCAAATTATCAATTTCAGATCTTGCCTCTCTTTTCGAATCATTACGTTCAAAATTTATAGTTTtcaaagttacaccatgtcaaatatTCCTAAACAAATGTAATCATATTCATGAACAAACCTAACAAAAATAGCTAAGCATAGAAAAGTAATTAAAACAAATTAATAGGAGTAGATGAGATGTTATGAATTTAGAAAGTGCATAAATTACTTTAGAAGAAATGCATTCAACGTTGAGGTAGATACCACTGAGTATACCAGCCTACCAAACTCTTCGATGTTGATGACATGACACAAATCATCAAAATTTAATAAATACAGGTTAGAAAAATTGTTGGGAAGATTGCACATACAAATACATTCAACCAAGATAAAATATTCACTAACACATGAATTTAACAAGACAAATTGTTACTatacaaagtttaaaaaaaaaaaaaaactggagaATTTTCTAATGCAGCCTTAGCTTGTAGTAGAGCTACAATGGAAGAATCATATATGAATTGGTCGACAATATGGGTTTGTTCTCATCTTTTCATCTCCTATCTTAATTGGCACATTACTACACAATAATTTTTAATAATTAAGGTGATTTAATGTGAGTAATGGATATTCTTAATTAAGAGTGAAAGTTATGAAGATGAAGAGGTGTGAGTTATGAAGAtgactttttaaaataaataaaataattaaaaaatgaggAAAAGGCTCTTACTATTAATTAATAAAGACCATAGAGAGGTATTACATCGTCTTGTCTATGCCTAGATTTATATGAGATATATAGACTCTTACTTGCCAAAAAGAGAATGTGCATATATGTATTCATTTGATCCTGATTTTTGTGGAGTGTCATCCTCTTTCGTTTTCTTAACTAAAGTAATAACAAATACAAAAATGAGCAATAACAATTAAACTCTTAAATTTGGAAATTTCCGTTAATAAGTTAATCATTCTGTTTTTGGTGGTTAATAGAGCCTTAAGCATACCTACCACTTTCTATTTTAACAACCAAGGAAATAGTTGTGTAGGCTTGATTTCATATATATTAATAGGTTTCTGTTAAATGTGACAATTATGACTTTTGACCATGGTGAAAATGACTATAGAGAAATTTCTGATCAGTCTAGGTATAGGGATTATACATAGAAATTGACACACATATCAACCCATGAACGTACCTCTCAGACACAATAATTTTACTAAAAATGAATCCCCACACTAACAAAATCCCCACATTTTATCGAAACCTATACTCATTGTGGGGATTTTTTTATAATAGTCAAAAGCACCTTAAAATCACAAATAAGTTGGGGAAGGGGGGACTCATCGTATCAAGTAAAtaacatcttcttcttcttcttttctaatAAGAGTAGTGTGCGAATCCGCTTGAGTATATATATTTTCGATTGATTTATATATCAAATATTCTGTGTGAGTGTGTGTTTTGACTAAATTTTCAGCAAACATTAAAATTTGAACACATAATTCCAAAAGCACAATAGGCTTGGTGATAAAATTTTGAATGGTAAAATTTTGAATGATGTACCAGTAAATTTTAAATCATGAATGAGCCTAGCAATAGGAAGCAATCTCCTATTAGTACACATGATGAATAACTTTGTCCATCAAAATTAGACATAGAAACATACACACATTAAAGTACTTGATTTGTTGTAAACACCGAATGCGAGTAAGTATTTATCTAAAAACAAAACGCATATATCATGAGCTAATTTAGTTAAAAGCAAATTTAGAACTTGCTCATGCAAATCCATAGTATATTCCTACAATTATTTATTAGATCTGCCTTATTTTATTGTGTACCAATGGAAGAATTTTTTATAAGGCAAATTGTAACATGGATTTCCTGTCATTAAAATCTTTTGTGGAGCATAAAGTTATGAGATAGCTCTAGCCAGGATGTTGATTTGTCTGGTTACCTAGATATCTCTGAAGTCTCCAAATTATTTTATTACATTTTTATATACTTATTATTGTCCAGAGAGATATTGTATAAAATTGAGTTGGATCAAAGGTTAGCATCCATTGGCTGCTTTTGTGAAATTTTATCTTAAAAGATTGTTCTATTAGCTATTGTTCTATTAGCTGTCAATAATGACAAAATGCAATTTTGCGAGTTCAAGTGAAAACATTTTATCGAAAATTTCAAATAATTGCCGTATGTATCACTTCAAATGTAATTTAGGATGAATAGATTGACAAACCAAACTAGTTAGGAGTACTATAATATAAAGCTCTTTAGAAAAGGATAATTTAATGAGAACAATGTCAAAGGAAATGTTTAAGAAGCTATTGTAACTCATATCATTAATCGTAAATTCGTAATGAAGGCATATAATAGGGGctacttctttttctttctttctttttgacgGAGATTTTTTGGACCTGTAAAAGAAACTTTCACTGTTTTTAGGAGTACTACAATGCCAAAGGAAATGTTTAAGAAGCTATTGTTAGTCATATTATTAATCGTAAATTCGTAACAAAGGCATATAATAGGGGCTAttccttgttctttctttctttttgatgAAGATTTTTTGGACctgtaaaaacaaaaaaaactttaAAATGTTTTTCCTTCTCATCGTTCCAGATTGAACATCCATTAACTTGCAAAGTACGAACTCGCATGCAGGGGCGGATCTATGTGGAGGGCTGGGGGTGTCACGCCACCCGGACACTTCGGTGGaaatttgtatatgtatgtgcataTTTATACAAAATTCAATATATATTGATCTTGCCACCCATACTAACAAAGGAGGGAATGGTGACACTGGCGAAGGGCATACCATACCACACAATTGACCTGAGTTCGAATCTCATGTAGCACATATTTTTTGGCTTGCTCTTTTGCTTGCTGCTAATTACACGCATCAGCTGTatcctttttcattttttatttttttcttcaattcttcttTACTTGCTTTAATTAATTCTTGACCTTTTTTTCCTCCCTCTTTCTCAATTATTAATCTCTTGATATACACGTTGCGTGCATATCCCATATCAATGAGTACTAAATtttaaaatatcacataaatattAAGTAATAAAGATAAATAATATTATGATAAAATTTAAAGGATATTGTAATCTTTTACCGATGTTTGCGCTAAGTGAAGATGATTGAGTTAAAGCTACAATTCTTGATTCTTTCTCAACTTTGTATATGCATCAACACACAAAGACATTGGAGGATGAAGATATTGAAGTAACGATATTAGATGGTTTATACAGGTAAGGATTTTAACGTGGAAAATCTGTTTCTCTCTAAGTTTTAGAGAATAAGGCATCCTATTCCTACAATTTTTTTAGACTGCTTAGATTTCTTTAATCTCAGAATATCTAGAAGAGAACACTATTAAATAAATCGAAAAAGATAAATAACCTGAACGTAACCCAAAATCCAACAAACCGACCCGTTTATCCTATTTGGATGGCGTGGCACCCGGAACCttcaaattctggatccgcctctgctcGCATGCCTTACTTTTTGATCATTTTGATGGAGTTAACGAAGAAAGTAAACAAATTATGCTCACATTTTTGTCAATAAACACAGGAAAAGAATTATGCATGCATATTCAGAACGCTTTTAACTCGACCCCCTTTTCTTCAAGAAGCCAGTTTAATAGAGCAAAAGTAACAAAGCGAACGAGCCTTCCACAGAGGCAAGTGAAGTTGGCGGGCTCCATTGCTATGTCTAATCGTGATTATACATAACAATGGAGATTAAGTAAAAGTACTAATACATATTCATGCACATGCAAGATCACATTGAGTTGCCAGCTAGCAAAAATTGGCCATATAGTAGTCCCCCTTGTTCACGTGCATTGGTTTTAGGGTATTTTTGTTTTCATTCATCAATCATCAAGTACTCACTCTCATAAGTCATATGTATATAACACCACACTCTTTGTTCCAAAATTCTCAATTCcccctttcttttcctttcctttctccagaggaaaaaaaaaatggagtctTTTAAGATAACTTCTCTTCTTTTCATTTGCATGCTTTCCCTTTCCTCTCTTACTCCCATTCTTGGTTGTAACTATTGTGGTAAACCTCCAAACAAGCCCAAAAAGCCCAAAACTCCCTCTCCAAGTGTCAAGCCCCCTATTAATTTGCCACCTATTGGAGTTCCACCAATTGTAAAACCACCCATCAAGTTGCCACCAATTGAAAAACCACCCATTAAGTTGCCACCTATTGGAGTTCCACCTGTCACAGTTCCACCTAAGTTGCCACCAGTTGGAGTTCCACCAATTGTAAAACCACCCATCAAGTTACCACCAATTGGAATTCCTCCCATCAAGTTGCCACCAGTTGTAAAGCCACCCATTGATTTACCACCAGTAGTTCCACCAGTTGTAATGCCACCAACTACTAAACCAATTGTACCATCACCAACTACTGCACCATGTTCACCACCAACAAGTACTCAGGCAACATGCCCAATTGACACATTGAAACTTGGTGCATGTGTGGATCTTCTTGGTGGGCTTGTTCATATTGGAGTTGGTGACCCTGCTGTTAATGAATGTTGTCCAATTCTTAAGGGACTTGTTGAACTTGAAGCTGCCGCTTGCCTTTGCACAACACTTAAAGTCAAACTACTTAACCTTAAAATCTATGTCCCTCTTGCTCTTCAACTCCTTGTTACTTGTGGGAAGAATCCACCACCTGGCTACACTTGCTCCGTCTAGATTTAAGTTAAGTATATGCATTTTTTGCTAACCGAATTTAATTTCTATGCATTAAcggtataaaaaaatattttcacaaTCACTTATAAGGTGAtaactattttaaaaaaaaaaatccaatcagtggcggagccacatggaATGAAGTTTGGTCGGTCAGTTAAACATCCTTCGTGTATACATCCATCTTGGATTTTAGTACAGTACAAGCTCTGTTTTTGCTAACCGAATTTAAGCTTTTACGCGTTAATGATAATAAAAAATATCCGCACCGTCACTTATAAGgtagtatttattttttattctcCCACCCAATTTACAGTACTCGCTTTGTGACAcggccactagtggtgtcatagAGAGTAAAGTATAACGTACAATAATCATTCTGCATGAATTGTTTTGGCCAAATAACTTTTCCAGTGACATAATTATCAATTTTCATAGTAAATGTCAACCTTTATGTGCGGGAAAATTTTATTATGTACCTCATACAACTAACATTAGTAATAAATTTTGTCATTCTTATATAATTAGAAGCTGGGTCCAACTTATAGCCACgggcatttttttattttttatttttttatttacacTATTAGTGCAATTTTATCTGCCTTGGTAGGATACTTGCTCTATTTTTCAAAGTCATGACTTTGATCCACTCATTATGGATAATTACGTGTAACCTTTTTAAGCGACCTGATAGTAAAATTATTTATacattttttatgtataaaaatttAGATCGAAGAAGCTGCGTAGATAGTTTAGTCACGTGAATCGCGATTTTAGTTTGTGTATTGCTgctattcttttcttttttttttttttttttttgctgctattcttttatttttagtaGACCTgggattttttttaaatctttttgtgGAATAATAGATatttagcaatatcattcttttatttttattttttcttttaaagaagGAATTAGTTAAACTCATTAGTTTAAATTCTGTCTGAATTACAGGTTCCAAGCTATGATTTGAAGAATTGCATGGATCGACATGAGAGGATGTCgaatttatgatttatttaatTTCTCTCCCTCCAAATTGTATTTTAGTTTGTGTATTGCTGCTATTGTTTACTTTTGGCATTACTGAATTGCAATTCATTAATGAAATTATTTCAGTGTATTGTTTCAATCTCATTTGTTGCAAATAAGTGTGATGAACCAAGTATTAGAGTATTTATCTGTAACTGgtatctttaatttttgtataaTTTTAGTTTATTGCAATCATTTGTTGGAGCAATTTTATGGAGATATTGCTTACAGAGTTGTTAAAAGCGTGATGACTCAAACATTAATCAGATGCTATCATATGAGAAAATTTTAACATGTAACTCAAACATATACAAACTATAACCAAAAGGGTTTAAAATGATTATAGTTAGGGTTGTTTGGTAGATAGTcgaaatagtcccgggattatataTCCCATctattgagattattttataccatctaaaatatggtataaaataattccaatataagtgggataagaaggtataagctgggttatcccagcactaatttttgtaccatgtttggtacaaggtataaatttatcccaggataaatttataccttctaccaaacatgatataaaaattagtgctgggataacccacATTATgcctcacatttttttttaattgatatGGTCACTTTAAGTGGATAACTCCAACTTGGTCACCGGTAAGTGTGGTGAATGATATAGATTTATTTACTCTTTAATCAAAGGTTTCAAATTAAATTTTGAGAACGAAGAATATTTCGGTAGAAAATCTCGTTGGAAAGCCAAAATtagctccaaaaaaaaaatgaaaccctCAACCATAAAATCATATGTTTCATTGTCCACATTACAAACTCTTATATGTATGTACCTCTTTAACGGCAGTAGTTCATTCCAA carries:
- the LOC132636967 gene encoding 36.4 kDa proline-rich protein-like → MESFKITSLLFICMLSLSSLTPILGCNYCGKPPNKPKKPKTPSPSVKPPINLPPIGVPPIVKPPIKLPPIEKPPIKLPPIGVPPVTVPPKLPPVGVPPIVKPPIKLPPIGIPPIKLPPVVKPPIDLPPVVPPVVMPPTTKPIVPSPTTAPCSPPTSTQATCPIDTLKLGACVDLLGGLVHIGVGDPAVNECCPILKGLVELEAAACLCTTLKVKLLNLKIYVPLALQLLVTCGKNPPPGYTCSV